Part of the Microbacterium immunditiarum genome is shown below.
CCGTTCCATGGGCATCACGGTCGAGGACTGAGGGGAGTAAAGAACATGGCCACCAAGTCCAAGGCTTACGAAGCAGCGGTCGCGAAGATCGACCGCACCAAGCTCTACTCGCCCGCCGAGGCCGTCGCCCTCGCGAAGGAGACCGGCTCGAAGAAGTTCGACTCGACCGTCGAGGTCGCGCTCAAGCTCTCGGTCGACCCCCGCAAGGCCGACCAGATGGTGCGCGGCACCGTCATGCTGCCGCATGGCACGGGCAAGACCGCGCGCGTCATCGTGTTCGCCACCGGTCCGGCCGCTGAGGCCGCGATCGCGGCGGGCGCCGACGAGGTCGGCGGCGCCGAGCTCATCGAGAAGGTCGCCGGCGGCTGGACCGACTTCGACGCGGCCGTCGCCACGCCCGAGCTCATGGGCCAGGTCGGTCGCCTGGGCAAGGTCCTGGGTCCCCGCGGCCTCATGCCGAATCCCAAGACCGGCACCGTGACCCCCAACCCGGCCAAGGCCGTCGAGGAGATCAAGGGCGGCAAGATCGAGTTCCGCGTCGACAAGCACGCCAACGTGCACTTCGTCGTCGGCAAGGCCTCGTTCTCGGCCGATCAGCTGAACGAGAACCTGCACGCCGCTCTCGAAGAGATCGTGCGTCTCAAGCCGTCGAGCTCGAAGGGCCGTTACATCCAGAAGGGCGCCGTGTCGACCACGTTCGGCCCCGGCATCCCGCTGGACGTCAACTCCATCTGACGCATCGCCGTCGCATTCACGAGGGGCTCCGCCATCCGGCGGGGCCCCGTCGTGTTTTCCGCGGATGCGCCGGGGACGGAGCCACCGTCAGCTCGCACGCCGGGCGGCCGCTGCGCGCTCGGGCTGCCTGCTGAGTGAAAACCCCCCGTCGAGCGTCGCCGGAGAGCGGCAGAATGGGGAATCCCGCGCTCCGCGCCACACGTCGACGAAGGGTCACCCCAGCGATGAAGCACACACGTCTCGGCTCGTCCGGTCTCCGCATCTCGAGGATCGTGCTCGGCTGCATGAGCTACGGAGATCCGAACCGGGGCGCGCACGCGTGGTCGATGGGCATCGACGACGCGCGCCCGCTCTTCCGCCGTGCGATCGAGGCGGGCATCACGACGTTCGACACCGCGAACGTGTACTCGCTCGGCAGCAGCGAGGAGATCACGGGGCAGCT
Proteins encoded:
- the rplA gene encoding 50S ribosomal protein L1; protein product: MATKSKAYEAAVAKIDRTKLYSPAEAVALAKETGSKKFDSTVEVALKLSVDPRKADQMVRGTVMLPHGTGKTARVIVFATGPAAEAAIAAGADEVGGAELIEKVAGGWTDFDAAVATPELMGQVGRLGKVLGPRGLMPNPKTGTVTPNPAKAVEEIKGGKIEFRVDKHANVHFVVGKASFSADQLNENLHAALEEIVRLKPSSSKGRYIQKGAVSTTFGPGIPLDVNSI